The following coding sequences lie in one Saccharopolyspora hordei genomic window:
- the scpA gene encoding methylmalonyl-CoA mutase, giving the protein MTQIPNFADVPLDSPPAADPQRWQEELLAATGKEADALVWEAPEGIGVKPLYTADDTAGLDFLHTYPGLAPFLRGPYPTMYVNQPWTIRQYAGFSTAEESNAFYRRNLAAGQKGLSVAFDLATHRGYDSDHPRVAGDVGMAGVAIDSILDMRQLFDGIPLDRMSVSMTMNGAVLPVMALYIVAAEEQGVAPEKLAGTIQNDILKEFMVRNTYIYPPQPSMRIISDIFAYTSQRMPKFNSISISGYHIQEAGATADLELAYTLADGVEYLRAGRQAGLDIDAFAPRLSFFWGIGMNFAMEVAKLRAARLLWAKLVKRFEPQNPKSLSLRTHSQTSGWSLTAQDVYNNVVRTCVEAMAATQGHTQSLHTNALDEALALPTDFSARIARNTQLVLQQESGTTRVIDPWGGSYYLERLTQDLAERAWAHLTEVEDAGGMAQAIDAGIPKLRIEEAAARTQARIDSGRQPLIGVNKYRYDGDEQVDVLKVDNAGVRAQQLEKLRRLREERDSQACEDALRRLTAAAEAAMSDERPHDLAHNLLTLAVDAARAKATVGEISDALEKVFGRHSGQIRTITGVYRDESGPSEQLETARRRVEEFAEAEGRRPRILVAKMGQDGHDRGQKVIATAFADLGFDVDVGPLFQTPAEVARQAAESDVHVVGVSSLAAGHLTLVPALRDELAAIGRDDIMIVVGGVIPPADFDALRQAGASAIFPPGTVIAQAALGLLDELRDRLGH; this is encoded by the coding sequence ATGACGCAGATCCCGAACTTCGCCGACGTCCCGCTGGACAGCCCTCCGGCCGCCGATCCCCAGCGGTGGCAGGAGGAACTGCTCGCCGCCACCGGCAAGGAGGCCGACGCGCTGGTGTGGGAGGCGCCCGAGGGCATCGGCGTCAAACCGCTCTACACCGCCGACGACACCGCGGGCCTGGACTTCCTGCACACCTACCCCGGGCTGGCCCCGTTCCTGCGCGGGCCCTACCCGACGATGTACGTCAACCAGCCGTGGACCATCCGGCAGTACGCCGGGTTCTCCACCGCCGAGGAGTCCAACGCCTTCTACCGCCGCAACCTCGCCGCCGGGCAGAAGGGCCTGTCGGTGGCCTTCGACCTGGCGACCCACCGCGGCTACGACTCCGACCACCCGCGCGTGGCGGGCGACGTGGGCATGGCCGGGGTGGCCATCGACTCGATCCTGGACATGCGGCAGCTCTTCGACGGCATCCCGCTGGACCGCATGAGCGTGTCGATGACCATGAACGGCGCGGTGCTGCCGGTGATGGCGCTCTACATCGTCGCCGCCGAGGAACAGGGTGTGGCGCCGGAGAAGCTGGCCGGGACCATCCAGAACGACATCCTCAAGGAGTTCATGGTCCGCAACACCTACATCTACCCGCCGCAGCCGTCGATGCGGATCATCTCCGACATCTTCGCCTACACCTCGCAGCGGATGCCGAAGTTCAACTCCATCTCGATCTCCGGCTACCACATCCAGGAGGCCGGGGCGACCGCGGACCTGGAGCTGGCCTACACGCTCGCGGACGGGGTGGAGTACCTGCGGGCCGGGCGGCAGGCCGGGCTGGACATCGACGCCTTCGCGCCCCGGTTGTCGTTCTTCTGGGGCATCGGGATGAACTTCGCGATGGAGGTCGCGAAGCTGCGCGCGGCGCGCCTGCTGTGGGCGAAGCTGGTCAAGCGGTTCGAGCCGCAGAACCCGAAGTCGCTGTCGCTGCGGACCCACTCGCAGACCTCCGGCTGGTCGCTGACCGCCCAGGACGTCTACAACAACGTGGTGCGCACCTGCGTGGAGGCGATGGCCGCCACCCAGGGCCACACCCAGTCGCTGCACACCAACGCGCTCGACGAGGCGCTGGCGCTGCCCACCGACTTCTCCGCGCGCATCGCCCGCAACACGCAGCTGGTGCTGCAGCAGGAGTCCGGCACCACGCGGGTGATCGACCCGTGGGGCGGCAGCTACTACCTGGAGCGGCTCACCCAGGACCTCGCCGAGCGCGCGTGGGCGCACCTCACCGAGGTCGAGGACGCCGGCGGCATGGCGCAGGCCATCGACGCGGGCATCCCGAAGCTGCGCATCGAGGAGGCCGCCGCCCGCACCCAGGCGCGCATCGACTCCGGTCGCCAGCCGCTGATCGGCGTCAACAAGTACCGCTACGACGGTGACGAGCAGGTCGACGTGCTCAAGGTCGACAACGCCGGGGTCCGCGCCCAGCAGCTGGAGAAGCTGCGGCGGCTGCGGGAGGAGCGCGACAGCCAGGCCTGCGAGGACGCGCTGCGCCGCCTGACCGCGGCGGCCGAGGCCGCGATGTCCGACGAGCGCCCCCACGACCTGGCGCACAACCTGCTCACGCTGGCCGTGGACGCGGCGCGGGCGAAGGCGACCGTCGGGGAGATCTCGGACGCGCTGGAGAAGGTGTTCGGGCGCCACTCCGGGCAGATCCGTACGATCACCGGCGTGTACCGGGACGAGTCGGGCCCGTCGGAGCAGCTGGAGACCGCGCGCCGGCGCGTGGAGGAGTTCGCCGAGGCCGAGGGCCGCCGTCCGCGCATCCTGGTCGCCAAGATGGGCCAGGACGGCCACGACCGCGGCCAGAAGGTGATCGCCACCGCCTTCGCCGACCTGGGCTTCGACGTGGACGTGGGGCCGCTGTTCCAGACCCCGGCCGAGGTGGCCCGCCAGGCCGCCGAGTCCGACGTGCACGTCGTCGGCGTCTCCAGCCTCGCCGCCGGGCACCTGACCCTGGTGCCCGCGCTGCGCGACGAGCTCGCCGCGATCGGCCGCGACGACATCATGATCGTCGTCGGTGGCGTCATCCCGCCCGCCGACTTCGACGCGCTGCGGCAGGCCGGGGCCTCGGCGATCTTCCCGCCCGGCACGGTCATCGCCCAGGCGGCGCTGGGCCTGCTCGACGAACTCCGCGACCGGCTCGGCCACTGA